In Edaphobacter paludis, a single window of DNA contains:
- a CDS encoding rhodanese-like domain-containing protein: MLEPEITAEAFIQQRQQPNPPLLLDVREPWEFQTASLPDSLLMPMGEVTSRAHQELDPDAHIVVLCHHGARSLSVTMWLRNQGFDNAQSLAGGIDHWSRVIDPSVPLY; the protein is encoded by the coding sequence ATGCTAGAACCCGAGATCACAGCCGAAGCCTTCATCCAGCAGCGCCAGCAACCCAACCCGCCCCTCCTGCTCGATGTCCGCGAACCCTGGGAGTTCCAGACCGCCAGCCTGCCTGATAGCCTGCTCATGCCGATGGGCGAAGTCACCTCACGCGCTCATCAAGAACTCGACCCCGATGCCCACATCGTCGTCCTCTGCCATCATGGTGCACGTTCGCTCTCTGTCACCATGTGGCTACGCAACCAAGGCTTCGACAACGCACAGTCTCTCGCCGGAGGCATTGATCACTGGTCCCGCGTTATCGATCCGAGTGTCCCTTTGTACTAA
- a CDS encoding arsenic transporter, producing the protein MSPAHVAIWIISCISILLMLLRPRNIAEAWWIGLGAAVIVGFRLIPLSLAGHAIAEGTDVYLFLAGMMLLSQLAQMHGVFNWLATIAIQHSRGSRIRLFTLIYIVGTFVTIFMSNDATAVVLTPAVLAATRKSKVEPLPYLFICAFIANAASFVLPISNPANLVVFHHGMPPLGEWLRLFIIASILSIVATYFTLRWYCRKDLKGTIADDNETPHLAEAGKLTLIGIAIVAAVLLTASAMGKDLGLPTCISAILIAVVISIRKRTRPSAILSEISWSVLPLVAGLFIMVEAIDSAGALHLSQTALQTLQHLKPMAGTMAAAFGTGIGTNLVNNLPLGLIAAASIQAAHVTGALRSVILVGIDLGPNLSVTGSLATILWLIAIRKEGQNVSAWKFLKAGILVMPPALALATIAAALFTH; encoded by the coding sequence TTGTCTCCAGCCCACGTCGCCATCTGGATCATCTCCTGCATCAGCATTCTGCTGATGCTCCTCCGCCCACGCAACATTGCTGAAGCGTGGTGGATCGGCCTCGGTGCCGCCGTGATCGTAGGCTTCCGCCTGATACCACTCTCCCTCGCCGGCCACGCCATCGCTGAAGGCACCGACGTCTACCTCTTCCTCGCTGGCATGATGCTGCTGTCCCAACTCGCCCAGATGCACGGCGTCTTCAACTGGCTCGCCACCATCGCCATCCAGCACTCCCGAGGCTCGCGCATCCGCCTGTTCACGCTCATCTACATCGTCGGAACGTTTGTCACGATCTTCATGTCCAACGATGCAACAGCCGTAGTTCTCACTCCCGCCGTCCTCGCCGCCACCAGAAAGTCAAAAGTAGAGCCACTTCCCTACCTTTTCATCTGCGCCTTCATCGCCAACGCCGCCAGCTTCGTCCTTCCCATCTCGAACCCCGCCAACCTCGTCGTCTTCCACCACGGAATGCCGCCGCTCGGCGAGTGGCTGCGCCTCTTCATCATCGCCTCCATCCTCTCCATCGTGGCCACCTACTTCACGCTCCGCTGGTACTGCCGCAAAGACCTCAAAGGCACCATCGCAGACGATAATGAAACGCCGCATCTCGCCGAAGCCGGAAAACTCACCCTCATAGGCATAGCCATCGTCGCCGCCGTTCTCCTCACCGCTTCGGCGATGGGCAAAGACCTCGGCCTTCCCACCTGCATCTCGGCAATCCTCATCGCGGTAGTCATCTCCATCCGCAAACGAACCCGGCCCTCGGCGATCCTCTCCGAAATCTCATGGAGTGTGCTTCCCCTCGTCGCCGGCCTCTTCATCATGGTCGAAGCCATCGACAGCGCCGGCGCACTCCACCTCTCACAGACCGCACTCCAAACCCTGCAACACCTGAAGCCTATGGCAGGAACCATGGCAGCAGCCTTCGGCACCGGCATCGGGACCAATCTCGTGAACAATCTGCCCCTGGGTCTGATCGCCGCCGCCAGTATTCAAGCCGCGCACGTCACCGGAGCACTCCGAAGCGTCATCCTCGTGGGCATCGACCTCGGCCCCAACCTATCCGTCACCGGCTCCCTCGCCACAATCCTCTGGTTGATCGCCATCCGCAAAGAAGGACAAAACGTAAGCGCCTGGAAGTTCCTGAAGGCAGGCATCCTCGTCATGCCCCCAGCCCTGGCACTGGCCACTATTGCCGCAGCTCTCTTCACACACTAA
- the pgm gene encoding phosphoglucomutase (alpha-D-glucose-1,6-bisphosphate-dependent), translated as MNTAPANQPGQLPSPASLVNIPHLITAFYSLHPDPTVASQRVSFGTSGHRGSSFGASFNDDHIAAITQAIVEYRASQHTLGPLFLAKDTHALSEPAFTTALEVLAANDIEVIIDEHLGYTPTPVLSHAIITHNQNPKLHRADGIVITPSHNPPEDGGFKYNPPSGGPADTSATKWIENRANELIADGLKDVKRIPYFRALAADKTYRHDYTSAYVNDLGSVIDFEVLRGTSLKLAVDPLGGAGVHYWPRIAEQYKLPLEILNPNVDPTFRFMTCDWDGRIRMDCSSPFAMASMIANKSKYDVAFAADTDHDRHGIVTRTTGLLNPNHYLAVCIQYLFTHRPDWSEKVGIGKTLVSSSIIDRVAKGLNRPMLEVPVGFKWFVDGLVDGTLGFVGEESAGATFLRRNARVWTTDKDGLIPGLLSAEMTARTGRDPGELYRELTQKYGDPTYQRIDAAATKEQKAKLGKLSPSQVTAKELAGEPITAILTEAPGNHAPIGGLKVTTENGWFAARPSGTEDVYKIYAESFKGEAHLKQIQTEAQHLVNTAIA; from the coding sequence ATGAACACCGCCCCAGCCAATCAACCCGGGCAACTCCCCTCCCCGGCATCGCTCGTCAACATTCCCCATCTCATCACCGCCTTCTACTCTCTCCATCCCGACCCCACTGTTGCCTCCCAGCGCGTCTCCTTCGGCACCTCAGGCCACCGCGGCAGCTCTTTCGGCGCATCTTTTAATGACGATCACATCGCTGCCATTACCCAGGCCATCGTCGAATACCGCGCCTCGCAGCACACTCTCGGGCCTCTCTTCCTTGCCAAAGATACTCACGCTCTCTCCGAACCGGCCTTCACCACCGCCCTCGAGGTCCTCGCTGCCAACGACATCGAGGTCATAATCGACGAGCACCTCGGCTACACCCCTACCCCCGTGCTCTCCCACGCCATCATCACTCACAACCAGAATCCCAAGCTCCACCGCGCCGACGGCATCGTCATCACCCCTTCGCACAATCCGCCCGAAGACGGCGGCTTCAAATACAACCCTCCCAGCGGCGGCCCAGCTGATACCTCCGCCACCAAGTGGATCGAAAATCGCGCCAACGAGCTCATTGCCGACGGGCTCAAAGACGTAAAGCGCATCCCCTACTTCCGCGCACTCGCAGCGGATAAGACCTACCGCCATGACTACACCTCCGCCTACGTCAACGATCTCGGCAGCGTCATCGACTTTGAAGTCCTTCGCGGCACTTCACTCAAGCTGGCAGTCGACCCACTCGGCGGAGCCGGAGTTCACTACTGGCCTCGCATCGCCGAGCAATACAAACTCCCCCTCGAAATCCTCAACCCCAACGTAGATCCCACCTTTCGCTTCATGACCTGCGATTGGGACGGCCGCATCCGCATGGATTGCTCCAGCCCCTTCGCGATGGCCAGCATGATCGCCAACAAATCAAAGTACGACGTAGCCTTCGCCGCTGATACTGACCACGACCGCCACGGCATCGTCACCCGTACCACGGGCCTGCTCAATCCCAACCATTACCTGGCCGTCTGCATCCAGTACCTCTTCACCCACCGCCCCGACTGGTCGGAAAAAGTGGGCATCGGCAAAACCCTCGTCTCCTCCTCCATCATCGACCGCGTAGCCAAGGGCCTCAATCGCCCCATGCTCGAAGTTCCCGTCGGCTTCAAATGGTTCGTAGACGGTCTCGTAGACGGGACATTGGGTTTTGTGGGAGAAGAATCCGCCGGAGCCACTTTCCTCCGCCGCAATGCCCGGGTCTGGACCACTGACAAAGACGGCCTCATCCCCGGCCTGCTCAGTGCCGAGATGACCGCACGCACCGGCCGCGATCCCGGCGAACTTTATCGCGAGCTCACGCAAAAGTACGGCGACCCAACTTATCAGCGCATCGACGCCGCCGCTACCAAGGAGCAGAAGGCCAAGCTTGGCAAGCTCTCTCCCTCACAGGTCACCGCCAAAGAACTGGCCGGAGAACCGATCACAGCAATCCTCACAGAAGCTCCCGGCAACCACGCACCCATCGGCGGCCTCAAAGTCACCACGGAAAACGGCTGGTTCGCTGCCCGTCCCTCCGGCACCGAAGACGTCTACAAGATCTATGCCGAGTCCTTCAAAGGCGAAGCTCACCTCAAACAAATCCAGACCGAAGCCCAACACCTCGTCAATACCGCCATCGCCTGA
- a CDS encoding SDR family oxidoreductase codes for MTFDLTGKCAVVVGGTSGIGRAIAVGLASAGADVIASSRSAKSVDVMADVLEASGCKTLRVASDVTDRRSLQELHYVVRSSFRRIDILVNSAGITKRVPTLDCPEALWQSIMNVNLNGTLRACQIFGASMLEQGWGRIINIASLSTFVAFRDVAAYGASKAAVGALTRSLAVEWAEQGVCVNAIAPGIFPTDLNRALLDSPRGQELLLRTPMNRFGVVDELAGTAVFLASDECSYMTGQIVTVDGGYLASGVNR; via the coding sequence ATGACGTTCGATCTCACCGGAAAATGCGCGGTGGTCGTTGGGGGAACCTCGGGTATCGGAAGGGCCATAGCGGTGGGATTGGCCTCTGCCGGGGCGGATGTTATCGCGTCTTCCCGGTCAGCGAAGTCGGTGGATGTCATGGCCGATGTCCTGGAAGCGTCGGGGTGCAAGACACTTAGGGTGGCGTCGGATGTTACGGATCGAAGATCATTACAGGAACTGCATTATGTCGTGAGGTCCAGCTTTCGCCGGATCGATATTCTAGTGAATTCGGCGGGCATCACCAAGCGGGTCCCCACGCTCGATTGCCCGGAGGCGCTGTGGCAAAGCATTATGAACGTCAATCTGAATGGCACACTGCGCGCATGCCAGATCTTTGGAGCGTCGATGCTGGAACAGGGATGGGGCCGCATCATTAACATCGCATCGCTCTCTACCTTTGTTGCATTTCGCGACGTAGCTGCCTACGGGGCCAGCAAAGCCGCGGTTGGAGCGCTTACGCGTTCGCTCGCCGTTGAATGGGCGGAGCAGGGCGTGTGTGTCAATGCGATTGCGCCGGGCATCTTTCCTACCGATCTGAATCGCGCGTTGCTGGATTCGCCGCGCGGACAGGAGCTTCTACTGCGGACGCCGATGAATCGCTTTGGAGTGGTCGACGAACTTGCGGGGACCGCGGTGTTTCTTGCATCGGATGAGTGCTCCTACATGACCGGGCAGATTGTAACGGTCGATGGCGGCTATCTTGCGAGTGGAGTGAATCGATAG
- a CDS encoding DNRLRE domain-containing protein: MRKALLRAGLVAWLFAALPVWAAEATLVADAHVNSALPGVNSGAISNLNVGAGYTALLQFDLGVLPAGTTAVQVSRATLRLYCNRADAAGLVSVRPVDGGWGEYSVTYATLPPLGSAAQVVQVNEAGAYVAVDVTSLVQGWLTAPATNHGLALTADAAVLQFDSKENDLTGHAAVLDVTLATAGPAGPAGPIGLMGATGAVGPAGAPGLPGAAGSAGPAGPKGDVGPMGPAGASGSQGPQGTAGIQGPRGLQGVAGSAGPAGPSGLQGPAGPMGPIGPAGTAGIIFRGNYISSVNYAMNDAVSYQGASYISVAASNQGNTPGSNPARWSLLAAPGAAGAQGPAGATGAAGPQGTAGPQGLPGAAGANGAVGINYRGAWNSGASYQANDAASFEGSTYLAQVSSFGMQPDLYPAAWAVLAQKGSAGPTGPAGVAATVSMGTVTTGAAGSPAAVTNSGTASAAVLNFTIPQGAAGVNGVGAGTGSASGALSGSMYHAVSFSSLYYSVSNTNAAGSEDASVLTWVPTGCMATMLSVYSQQMQSITVTLRQGTPGNMADTALVCTAASGGSCSITGSVAVPAGSFVDFRVNNANGTPAAVWIALTCN; this comes from the coding sequence GTGCGGAAAGCTTTACTGCGGGCGGGTCTGGTGGCGTGGCTCTTCGCAGCTTTGCCGGTGTGGGCGGCAGAGGCGACCCTGGTCGCGGATGCACACGTGAACAGCGCGCTGCCTGGAGTGAACAGCGGGGCGATCTCGAATTTAAATGTAGGCGCGGGATATACGGCGCTCCTCCAGTTTGACCTGGGAGTATTACCTGCCGGGACGACAGCGGTACAGGTGTCGCGGGCAACTCTGCGGCTATATTGCAACCGGGCGGATGCAGCGGGTCTGGTGAGCGTGCGTCCAGTGGATGGCGGATGGGGTGAGTACAGTGTGACGTATGCGACGCTGCCTCCTCTGGGAAGCGCGGCGCAGGTAGTCCAGGTGAATGAGGCCGGGGCCTATGTAGCCGTGGATGTGACGTCGCTGGTGCAGGGTTGGCTCACCGCTCCGGCGACGAACCACGGCTTGGCGTTGACCGCGGATGCGGCGGTGCTTCAGTTCGACAGCAAAGAAAATGATTTGACCGGCCACGCGGCGGTGTTGGATGTGACGCTGGCTACGGCGGGCCCGGCTGGGCCTGCCGGGCCAATAGGGTTGATGGGAGCTACGGGAGCAGTCGGGCCTGCGGGTGCGCCTGGCTTGCCGGGAGCCGCGGGGAGTGCGGGACCTGCTGGGCCGAAGGGAGATGTGGGACCGATGGGGCCGGCGGGGGCTTCGGGGTCTCAAGGTCCTCAGGGCACTGCAGGGATTCAGGGGCCTCGCGGCTTACAGGGAGTGGCTGGATCCGCTGGCCCCGCTGGACCTTCGGGCCTTCAGGGGCCTGCCGGTCCGATGGGGCCCATCGGACCCGCGGGGACCGCCGGGATCATCTTCCGGGGGAATTACATATCGAGCGTGAATTATGCAATGAATGATGCAGTGAGCTATCAAGGAGCGAGTTATATTTCGGTGGCCGCAAGCAATCAGGGAAATACTCCGGGTTCGAACCCGGCTCGCTGGAGTCTTCTTGCTGCGCCAGGAGCAGCAGGTGCGCAGGGGCCGGCAGGAGCTACCGGCGCGGCCGGGCCACAAGGTACTGCCGGACCGCAGGGACTGCCCGGCGCTGCCGGAGCGAATGGTGCTGTTGGGATCAACTATCGGGGAGCGTGGAATTCTGGGGCGAGCTATCAGGCCAATGACGCTGCGTCGTTTGAAGGGAGCACATATCTGGCGCAGGTGAGCAGCTTCGGGATGCAGCCGGATTTATATCCTGCTGCCTGGGCAGTATTGGCGCAGAAGGGGAGCGCGGGACCGACAGGGCCTGCGGGTGTGGCGGCAACCGTGAGTATGGGAACGGTGACGACTGGCGCGGCGGGCTCGCCCGCGGCGGTGACGAACAGTGGAACGGCATCGGCGGCTGTGTTGAACTTTACGATTCCGCAGGGCGCGGCCGGAGTAAATGGGGTGGGCGCAGGCACGGGTAGCGCTTCTGGAGCGTTGTCTGGTTCGATGTATCACGCGGTGTCGTTCTCCAGCCTCTACTATTCGGTGAGCAACACAAACGCCGCCGGGAGCGAAGATGCTTCGGTGCTGACCTGGGTGCCGACGGGGTGTATGGCGACCATGCTGAGTGTCTATTCGCAGCAAATGCAATCAATTACTGTGACGCTTCGCCAGGGAACTCCGGGGAACATGGCGGACACGGCGTTGGTTTGCACTGCAGCTTCGGGTGGAAGCTGTTCTATAACGGGAAGCGTCGCCGTCCCCGCGGGGAGCTTTGTCGATTTTCGTGTGAACAATGCAAATGGGACGCCCGCCGCCGTGTGGATAGCTTTAACGTGTAACTAA